A DNA window from Nycticebus coucang isolate mNycCou1 chromosome 1, mNycCou1.pri, whole genome shotgun sequence contains the following coding sequences:
- the TMEM167A gene encoding protein kish-A, with protein MSAIFNFQSLLTVILLLICTCAYIRSLAPSLLDRNKTGLLGIFWKCARIGERKSPYVAACCMVMAFSILFMQ; from the exons tctgcCATTTTCAATTTTCAGAGTCTGTTGACTGTAATCTTGCTGCTTATATGTACCTGTGCTTATATCCGATCCTTGGCACCCAGCCTCCTGGACAGAAATAAAACTGG ACTGTTGGGTATATTTTGGAAGTGTGCCAGAATTG GTGAACGGAAAAGTCCTTATGTTGCTGCGTGCTGCATGGTGATGGCCTTCAGCATCCTCTTCATGCAGTAG